The following are encoded together in the Pan troglodytes isolate AG18354 chromosome 6, NHGRI_mPanTro3-v2.0_pri, whole genome shotgun sequence genome:
- the SLC35B4 gene encoding nucleotide sugar transporter SLC35B4 isoform X1, whose product MRPALAVGLVFAGCCSNVIFLELLARKHPGCGNIVTFAQFLFIAVEGFLFEADLGRKPPAIPIRYYAIMVTMFFTVSVVNNYALNLNIAMPLHMIFRSGSLIANMILGIIILKKRYSIFKYTSIALVSVGIFICTFMSAKQVTSQSSLSENDGFQAFVWWLLGIGALTFALLMSARMGIFQETLYKRFGKHSKEALFYNHALPLPGFVFLASDIYDHAVLFNKSELYEIPVIGVTLPIMWFYLLMNIITQYVCIRGVFILTTECASLTVTLVVTLRKFVSLIFSILYFQNPFTLWHWLGTLFVFIGTLMYTEVWNNLGTTKSEPQKDSKKN is encoded by the exons ATGCGCCCGGCCTTGGCGGTGGGCCTGGTGTTCGCAGGCTGCTGCAGTAACGTGATCTTCCTAGAGCTCCTGGCCCG GAAGCATCCAGGATGTGGGAACATTGTGACATTtgcacaatttttatttattgctgtggAAGGCTTCCTCTTTGAAGCTGATTTGGGAAGGAAGCCACCAGCTATCCCAATAAG GTACTATGCCATAATGGTGACCATGTTCTTCACCGTGAGCGTGGTGAACAACTATGCCCTGAATCTCAACATTGCCATGCCCCTGCATATGATATTTAGATCC GGTTCTCTAATTGCCAACATGATTCTAGGAATTATCATTTTGAAGAAAAG ataCAGTATATTCAAATATACCTCCATTGCCCTGGTGTCTGTGGGGATATTTATTTGCACTTTTATGTCAGCAAAGCAGGTG ACTTCCCAGTCCAGCTTGAGTGAGAATGATGGATTCCAGGCATTTGTGTGGTGGTTACTAG GTATTGGGGCATTGACTTTTGCTCTTCTGATGTCAGCAAGGATGGGGATATTCCAAGAGACTCTCTACAAACGATTTGGGAAACACTCCAAGGAGGCTTTGTTTTATAAT CATGCCCTTCCACTTCCGGGTTTCGTCTTCTTGGCTTCTGATATTTATGACCATGCAGTTCTGTTCAATAAGTCTG AGTTATATGAAATTCCAGTCATCGGAGTGACCCTGCCCATCATGTGGTTCTACCTCCTCATGAACATCATCACTCA GTACGTGTGCATCCGGGGTGTGTTTATCCTCACCACGGAATGCGCCTCCCTCACCGTCACGCTCGTCGTGACCCTACGCAAATTTGTGAGCCTCATCTTTTCCATCTTGTACTTCCAGAACCCTTTCACCCTGTGGCACTGGCTGGGCACCTTGTTTGTCTTCATTGGGACCTTAATGTACACAGAGGTGTGGAACAACCTAGGGACCACAAAAAGTGAGCCTCAGAAGGACAGCAAGAAGAACTGA
- the SLC35B4 gene encoding nucleotide sugar transporter SLC35B4 isoform X2, translating to MRPALAVGLVFAGCCSNVIFLELLARKHPGCGNIVTFAQFLFIAVEGFLFEADLGRKPPAIPIRYYAIMVTMFFTVSVVNNYALNLNIAMPLHMIFRSGSLIANMILGIIILKKRYSIFKYTSIALVSVGIFICTFMSAKQVTSQSSLSENDGFQAFVWWLLGIGALTFALLMSARMGIFQETLYKRFGKHSKEALFYNHALPLPGFVFLASDIYDHAVLFNKSELYEIPVIGVTLPIMWFYLLMNIITQYPLDCAVTLMSSSGSFGTGIVILFF from the exons ATGCGCCCGGCCTTGGCGGTGGGCCTGGTGTTCGCAGGCTGCTGCAGTAACGTGATCTTCCTAGAGCTCCTGGCCCG GAAGCATCCAGGATGTGGGAACATTGTGACATTtgcacaatttttatttattgctgtggAAGGCTTCCTCTTTGAAGCTGATTTGGGAAGGAAGCCACCAGCTATCCCAATAAG GTACTATGCCATAATGGTGACCATGTTCTTCACCGTGAGCGTGGTGAACAACTATGCCCTGAATCTCAACATTGCCATGCCCCTGCATATGATATTTAGATCC GGTTCTCTAATTGCCAACATGATTCTAGGAATTATCATTTTGAAGAAAAG ataCAGTATATTCAAATATACCTCCATTGCCCTGGTGTCTGTGGGGATATTTATTTGCACTTTTATGTCAGCAAAGCAGGTG ACTTCCCAGTCCAGCTTGAGTGAGAATGATGGATTCCAGGCATTTGTGTGGTGGTTACTAG GTATTGGGGCATTGACTTTTGCTCTTCTGATGTCAGCAAGGATGGGGATATTCCAAGAGACTCTCTACAAACGATTTGGGAAACACTCCAAGGAGGCTTTGTTTTATAAT CATGCCCTTCCACTTCCGGGTTTCGTCTTCTTGGCTTCTGATATTTATGACCATGCAGTTCTGTTCAATAAGTCTG AGTTATATGAAATTCCAGTCATCGGAGTGACCCTGCCCATCATGTGGTTCTACCTCCTCATGAACATCATCACTCAGTATCCTTTGGACTGTGCCGTCACCCTTATGTCATCATCAGGTTCTTTTGGCACAGGAATagtcattcttttcttctaa